The genomic DNA ACGCTGGGGCAGAGCAAGGTCTCGCTGATGCGCGGACATGGTTTCGTCGCGGTCGGCGGCGACATTCCGGTCGCGGTCTACCGCGCCATCTACACGGAGATGAACGCCGCGCTCCAGCAGAAAGCCATCGGCCTTAACGGCGAGATCACATATCTGTCGGACGAGGAAGCCGCCATGGCCGACGACATGATGGCGGGCGTCATGAACCGTCCCTGGGAGCTGTGGAAGAAGCAGGTATCCGCGCAGGCGTGATCGCCCCCTGGCGACGGGCTCGCCGGCGGCGCGGAGCCCGTGCGCTGGCCCTTCGCCGCCACCGCTACAGCACTTCGTCGCGCAGGTAGTACCAGCGATACAGCAGCGCCTGCCCAAGCCGGCGGAATGGCGCGAACAGATGGCCGGGCAGCGGCGAGTCGTAGATCGGCAGGTTCCACGACAGGCCGTCCTGGCCCATCATGCGCTGCGCCAGGCGGCGGCCGGCATGGGCCGAGAACGACACGCCATTGCCGCCATAGCCGAAGGCGTAGTACACCTGCCGCGCCGGATCCGGCTGGGTGATGCGCGGCATCATGTCGTGGCTGACGTCGACCCAGCCCGTCCACGCATAGTCCAGCTCGATGCCGCGCAGCGACGGGAACTTGCGCGCCAGGCCTTCGCGCAACAGCGCCAGGTGGCGCGGGTGCTGCGCGTCGGCGCCGCGCAAGGCGCTGCGGCTGCCGATCTGCATGCGGCCATCCGGCAGCAGCCGGTAGTAGAACCTAAGGGTGCGCGTGTCGGTGATGAATACCGTGCTCTTGATGCCGGCGCGGGCGCGTTCGTCCGGCGTCAACACGCGCGTCACCATGGAATTGGACAGGATCGGCATGATGCGGTTGTCCAGCAACCGATTCACGCCCTGCGCGGTATAGCCGCCGGTGGCAAAGCCGACCCGCTTGGCGCGCACCGTGCCGCCGGGCGTTTGCAGGCGGTAGCCGCCGCCCTCCTCGGTCCAGCCGAGCACCGGGCTGCCCGGATGCAGGCGCGCGCCCAGCGCCCGGGCCTGGCGCATGTAGCCGTAGGCGAGCTTCAAGGGATGCACGCCGATGCCGTCCGGCTCGTGCAGGGCGCCGACCGCCTCGTGGTCATCGACGTAGCGCTCGCGCAGTTCCTCCTTGGTCAGCATGCGCGTGTCGTAGCCGAACAGCTCCCGCATGACCCGCGCTTCGTTGCGCAGGAACGCCATCTTCTTCTCGCGATGCGCGGTGTACAGATGGCCGCCGGGTTGCGCGTCGCAGTCGATCTGCGCCACCAGGCTCTTCCAGTAGTCGAAGCCTTCGTGGATCTCGGCATCCAGGCGCCGCGCGGTGTCCAGCCCCCAACGTTCGATCCATTGCGAGCGGTACAGGCGTCCCGACGCGTTCTGCCCTTGCCCGCCATTGCGGCTGGTGCAGCCCCATACGGCGCGGTTGGCCTCCAGCACCACCGCGCGCACGCCGTAGTCGCGCGCCAGCGCCAACGCCGCCGACAGGCCCGTGAACCCCGAGCCGACGATGACCACGTCGGCCTCGATGTCGCCCCGGATCGGTCCGTCGTCCGCGGGCGGCGGCCCGGCCGTGGCGACCCAGTAGGTCGGCGCGTACTCCTGCCCGCGTCCCGGCGCCGACACCAGCGGATCGTAGAGCGGGTCGTAGGCGCTGACGGCCGGGCTGGCGGCCGTCGGCGCGGCCGGCATGCCGGCGGGGTCGATGAGGGTACCGGCGGTATTCGACGGATCGGAAGACATAGCGGCATCCATGGGGCGGTATCCGGTGGCGGCGTCGGCTCAGGCGCGGGCCGGCAAGGCCGGGCGTTGCTTGCGGAAGGCGTTCTTGACGCGGATCTTGCCGTCCTGGAACGTGAAGACGTCGACCATGTCGGCCTCGACTCGCGAGCCGTCCGCGGCCGTGCCGGTAAAGGTGCTTTCCGACACGCCGCGCTCGCCCGCCACCCAGTGGCGGCCGTTGTTCCACTGCG from Achromobacter xylosoxidans includes the following:
- a CDS encoding NAD(P)/FAD-dependent oxidoreductase — translated: MPAAPTAASPAVSAYDPLYDPLVSAPGRGQEYAPTYWVATAGPPPADDGPIRGDIEADVVIVGSGFTGLSAALALARDYGVRAVVLEANRAVWGCTSRNGGQGQNASGRLYRSQWIERWGLDTARRLDAEIHEGFDYWKSLVAQIDCDAQPGGHLYTAHREKKMAFLRNEARVMRELFGYDTRMLTKEELRERYVDDHEAVGALHEPDGIGVHPLKLAYGYMRQARALGARLHPGSPVLGWTEEGGGYRLQTPGGTVRAKRVGFATGGYTAQGVNRLLDNRIMPILSNSMVTRVLTPDERARAGIKSTVFITDTRTLRFYYRLLPDGRMQIGSRSALRGADAQHPRHLALLREGLARKFPSLRGIELDYAWTGWVDVSHDMMPRITQPDPARQVYYAFGYGGNGVSFSAHAGRRLAQRMMGQDGLSWNLPIYDSPLPGHLFAPFRRLGQALLYRWYYLRDEVL